In one window of Nakamurella sp. PAMC28650 DNA:
- a CDS encoding bifunctional YncE family protein/alkaline phosphatase family protein, with translation MKVRDQRKMRTSLRTGQSSRSRSGRKVRGTTVAAIAVGALVLTAGAATAVGAAGGFGRSTVGTTDARGVLLPSNQRVKPLGERTLVSNGRLLSSVLSPDGRHLAALSYEHGTGFLTVFDAEAGKILQQIGTGVGADARLGDGTVAADGPYYSADGRTLWMSQTSDLLRFDVNADGTVAAAPVKITLINAAGPELPSGMTESVDHRTLYVALNGANTLGVIDIATNTVTRQIAVGNAPRQVALVGGKLFVSNEGGRVATANDFTNLSDNTPVVADKVTGAATSGTVSVVDPAAGTQIASIKVGLQPTALKVSGSTLFVANSNGDSVSIIDTAKRTVTQTFNVAPLPGSTVGSNPNAIEMTDGKHLLVSIGRDNALAVYGYNGPSAPVQYEGLIPTDWYPVNVQVDHATGKIIVTNDKGIGARGPQTSISEGPDANVVTGHNTYNDTGSLTRFAVPTEADLAGLTHQVFVNNDWQKLLQNTPLAQAQARPVAIPATLGAPSTIKHVFLIVKENRTYDQVLGDIGKGNSDPSLTQFGGSVTPNQHVLANRYGLFDNFYDEGTLSADGHNWLMQADANDYIEKEFGAFYRSYPAQGGDALAYQRNGFLWNAAQKAGNTVAAFGEYANFQTLPATGAPTWADWYQASQVKEGKVPGPSPIADGQYPTYSDIPSLNKVLDPAYPKFNTDIPDQYRVDIWQQNFAKAEQAGKLANLNLLWLPDDHTAGISGKDPYPTAQVADNDLAVGRIVDTISHSKDWKDSAIFVLEDDSQAGTDHIDGHRAPLYIVSPYAKTNVVNSTYYSQLNVVKTIEQILAIAPMNQEDRAAEPMTDAFTNTANLKPFTAVPNQIPLTYGLQVTTPSGAKANAVTPQAVPSVPAAAGALVAQWQIWSNHQNFGGIKATEDASNPALLNRLDWYTATGWVKPYPGDKSILGPYQVPGWDRPAAELGG, from the coding sequence TTGAAAGTCAGGGATCAGAGGAAAATGCGCACATCATTACGAACCGGACAAAGCTCCCGGTCGAGATCCGGCCGGAAGGTCCGAGGCACCACGGTGGCGGCGATCGCGGTGGGTGCCCTGGTGCTGACCGCCGGCGCGGCCACCGCGGTCGGTGCCGCCGGTGGTTTCGGCCGGAGCACGGTGGGGACCACCGACGCCCGCGGCGTCCTGCTGCCGTCCAACCAGCGGGTCAAGCCGCTGGGTGAACGGACGTTGGTATCGAACGGGCGCCTGCTGTCCAGCGTGCTGAGCCCTGACGGCCGGCACCTCGCTGCGTTGAGCTACGAGCACGGCACCGGCTTCCTGACGGTGTTCGACGCCGAGGCCGGCAAGATCCTGCAGCAGATCGGTACCGGGGTCGGTGCCGATGCAAGGCTGGGTGACGGCACGGTCGCCGCGGACGGGCCGTACTACTCGGCCGACGGCAGAACCCTGTGGATGTCGCAGACCTCGGATCTGCTGCGGTTCGACGTCAATGCCGATGGCACGGTGGCCGCGGCCCCGGTCAAGATCACCCTGATCAACGCCGCAGGTCCGGAACTGCCGTCCGGCATGACCGAATCGGTGGATCACCGCACGCTCTACGTCGCGCTGAACGGCGCGAACACCCTGGGCGTCATCGACATCGCCACCAACACGGTGACCCGGCAGATCGCGGTGGGCAACGCGCCGCGGCAGGTCGCACTGGTCGGGGGGAAGTTGTTCGTCTCCAACGAGGGCGGCCGTGTCGCCACCGCGAACGATTTCACCAACCTGTCGGACAACACCCCGGTGGTGGCCGACAAGGTCACCGGCGCGGCCACTTCCGGTACGGTGTCGGTCGTCGATCCGGCCGCGGGCACGCAGATCGCCAGCATCAAGGTCGGCCTGCAGCCGACGGCGCTGAAGGTCTCCGGTTCCACCCTGTTCGTGGCCAACTCCAACGGCGACAGCGTCTCGATCATCGACACGGCCAAGCGGACTGTGACGCAGACCTTCAATGTCGCGCCGCTGCCCGGATCGACGGTCGGCAGCAACCCCAACGCGATCGAGATGACCGATGGCAAGCATCTTCTGGTGAGCATCGGCCGCGACAACGCGCTGGCCGTCTACGGCTACAACGGACCGTCGGCCCCGGTGCAGTACGAGGGTCTGATCCCGACCGACTGGTACCCGGTCAACGTGCAGGTCGACCACGCCACCGGCAAGATCATCGTGACCAACGACAAGGGCATCGGAGCACGCGGGCCTCAGACGTCGATCAGTGAAGGCCCCGACGCAAACGTGGTCACCGGCCACAACACGTACAACGACACCGGTTCGCTGACCCGCTTCGCGGTGCCGACCGAGGCTGACCTGGCCGGTCTGACCCACCAGGTGTTCGTGAACAACGACTGGCAGAAGCTGCTGCAGAATACGCCGCTGGCCCAGGCCCAGGCCCGGCCGGTGGCGATCCCGGCCACTCTCGGAGCGCCGTCGACGATCAAGCACGTGTTCCTGATCGTCAAGGAGAACCGCACGTACGACCAGGTTCTGGGTGACATCGGCAAGGGCAACAGCGATCCCTCGCTGACCCAGTTCGGTGGCAGCGTGACGCCGAACCAGCATGTGCTGGCCAATCGGTACGGGCTGTTCGACAACTTCTACGACGAGGGCACGCTGTCGGCCGACGGCCACAACTGGCTGATGCAGGCCGATGCCAACGACTACATCGAGAAGGAGTTCGGCGCCTTTTACCGGAGCTACCCGGCCCAGGGCGGCGACGCGCTGGCCTACCAGCGCAACGGTTTCCTCTGGAACGCGGCGCAGAAGGCCGGCAACACGGTCGCGGCCTTCGGCGAATACGCCAATTTCCAGACGTTGCCCGCCACCGGCGCACCGACCTGGGCCGACTGGTACCAGGCCAGCCAGGTCAAGGAGGGGAAGGTGCCGGGTCCGTCGCCGATCGCCGACGGCCAGTACCCGACCTATTCCGACATTCCCTCCCTGAACAAGGTTCTCGACCCGGCCTACCCGAAGTTCAACACCGACATCCCGGATCAGTACCGGGTGGACATCTGGCAGCAGAACTTCGCCAAGGCGGAGCAGGCCGGCAAGCTGGCCAACCTGAACCTGCTGTGGCTGCCCGATGACCACACCGCCGGCATCTCGGGCAAAGATCCGTACCCGACCGCCCAGGTGGCCGACAACGACCTGGCCGTCGGCCGGATCGTCGACACCATCAGTCATTCCAAGGACTGGAAGGACTCGGCGATCTTCGTCCTGGAGGACGACTCGCAGGCCGGCACCGACCACATCGATGGTCACCGCGCCCCGCTGTACATCGTCAGCCCCTATGCGAAGACGAATGTCGTGAACAGCACGTACTACTCGCAGCTGAACGTGGTGAAGACGATCGAGCAGATTCTTGCGATCGCCCCGATGAATCAGGAGGACCGGGCGGCCGAGCCGATGACGGACGCCTTCACCAACACCGCGAACCTCAAGCCGTTCACGGCGGTGCCCAACCAGATTCCGCTGACCTACGGACTCCAGGTCACGACTCCCAGTGGCGCCAAGGC